A genomic segment from Enoplosus armatus isolate fEnoArm2 chromosome 12, fEnoArm2.hap1, whole genome shotgun sequence encodes:
- the ccnj gene encoding cyclin-J, with protein sequence MELEDQWWKGQLAADIYQALRYKELELPSYKGQSPQLNLRRYFADLIAIVSNRFRLCPAARHLAVYLLDLFMDRYDVTVQQLHMVSLSCLLLASKFEEREDRVPKLETLNGLGCMSSMNLVLTKQGLLHMELLLLETFQWNLYLPTAAHFIEYYLSIAVHEGDLHDGWPMTCQEKTKLYMAKYADYFLEVSLQDHVFLCFAPSLVAAACVATSRLILHLSPTWPPRLQRLTGYTWENLVPCAEKLLIAHDSDVKEANKQKPPSQQQQQQQQQQQQQQQQGQTMYHSSGQTATVAPYLHRPSVQYPQQAPQPGLASNHRPASYLSHSTTGLQAPNGPQHGNTQAITASLDPKSTIPNRAYQVSMHYNCAAPCFDR encoded by the exons ATGGAGCTAGAGGACCAATGGTGGAAAGGACAACTCGCTGCAGATATATACCAGGCGCTGCGGTACAAA GAGCTCGAGTTGCCTTCCTACAAAGGCCAGTCCCCTCAGCTCAACCTGAGACGATACTTTGCAGACCTCATAGCCATCGTCAGCAACCGCTTCAGGCTGTGTCCTGCGGCCAGACACCTGGCCGTCTACCTGCTGGACCTCTTCATGGACCGCTACGATGTCACGGTGCAGCAGCTTCACATGGTCTCGCTCTCATGTCTTCTTCTGGCCA GTAAATTTGAGGAGAGGGAGGACCGGGTGCCCAAGCTGGAGACCCTGAACGGCCTGGGCTGCATGAGCTCCATGAACCTGGTCCTGACCAAGCAGGGTTTACTTCacatggagctgctgctgctggaaaccttCCAGTGGAACCTGTACCTCCCTACAGCCGCTCATTTCATAGAGTACTACCTGTCCATTGCCGTCCACGAGGGAGACCTCCATGATGGCTGGCCTATGACCTGCCAGGAGAAGACCAAACTATACATGGCCAAGTATGCTGATTATTTCCTGGAGGTTTCCTTGCAAG atcatgtgtttttgtgtttcgcCCCCTCACTGGTGGCCGCTGCCTGTGTGGCCACCTCGCGCCTCATCCTCCACCTGTCCCCCACATGGCCACCCCGACTGCAGCGCCTCACAGGCTACACATGGGAGAACCTGGTCCCATGTGCCGAGAAACTActcat TGCACATGACAGCGATGTCAAAGAGGCCAACAAGCAGAAGCCGCccagccaacagcagcagcagcagcagcagcagcagcagcagcagcagcagcagggccagACGATGTACCACAGTTCAGGCCAGACAGCCACTGTGGCCCCGTACCTGCACCGGCCAAGCGTGCAGTATCCCCAGCAGGCCCCGCAGCCGGGCCTGGCCTCTAACCACAGGCCCGCCTCCTACCTCAGCCACTCCACCACCGGCCTGCAGGCTCCTAACGGCCCCCAGCACGGCAACACCCAGGCCATCACTGCCTCACTAGATCCAAAGTCCACCATTCCCAACAGGGCTTACCAAGTCAGCATGCACTACAACTGCGCTGCTCCGTGCTTTGACAGGTGA